In Nymphaea colorata isolate Beijing-Zhang1983 chromosome 3, ASM883128v2, whole genome shotgun sequence, a genomic segment contains:
- the LOC116251224 gene encoding protein SOB FIVE-LIKE 5-like isoform X1 codes for MLGMNQETAGCSSGCESGWTMYLEHSVRAPAPPPCEIQDGECEEEDLSMVSDASSGPPQLQSEDVPTQNCRAGEQNGPAAAANGSCLHTSSKRRRVQDSEHNPSSSDDTASSHLVSKDSVSPGDGRSMENFLDFSQGFSTTSFKKQPAFQEGFGHMKYPTPGNPISAEGSKGKRWP; via the exons ATGTTGGGCATGAACCAAGAAACTGCAGGGTGCAGCAGCGGATGTGAATCCGGATGGACCATGTACCTGGAGCACTCTGTGAGGGCACCTGCGCCACCCCCTTGTGAGATTCAAGATGGTGAATGTGAGGAGGAGGATCTTTCCATGGTTTCTGATGCCTCTTCCGGACCTCCACAGCTGCAATCTGAGGACGTGCCGACTCAAAACTGCCGTGCCGGCGAACAGAACggtcctgctgctgctgctaatGGGTCGTGTCTTCATACTTCCAGTAAAAGAAGGAGAGTTCAAGATAGTGAACACAATCCTTCTTCTTCCGATGATACTGCCAGCTCTCATCTCGTAAGCAAG GACAGTGTTTCTCCTGGAGATGGTCGAAGCATGGAGAATTTTTTGGACTTCTCACAGGGCTTCTCGACCACATCTTTCAAG AAACAACCTGCATTTCAGGAGGGATTTGGTCACATGAAATACCCAACTCCTGGAAACCCA ATTTCTGCAGAAGGAAGTAAGGGAAAAAGATGGCCTTAA
- the LOC116251224 gene encoding protein SOB FIVE-LIKE 5-like isoform X2: MYLEHSVRAPAPPPCEIQDGECEEEDLSMVSDASSGPPQLQSEDVPTQNCRAGEQNGPAAAANGSCLHTSSKRRRVQDSEHNPSSSDDTASSHLVSKDSVSPGDGRSMENFLDFSQGFSTTSFKKQPAFQEGFGHMKYPTPGNPISAEGSKGKRWP; this comes from the exons ATGTACCTGGAGCACTCTGTGAGGGCACCTGCGCCACCCCCTTGTGAGATTCAAGATGGTGAATGTGAGGAGGAGGATCTTTCCATGGTTTCTGATGCCTCTTCCGGACCTCCACAGCTGCAATCTGAGGACGTGCCGACTCAAAACTGCCGTGCCGGCGAACAGAACggtcctgctgctgctgctaatGGGTCGTGTCTTCATACTTCCAGTAAAAGAAGGAGAGTTCAAGATAGTGAACACAATCCTTCTTCTTCCGATGATACTGCCAGCTCTCATCTCGTAAGCAAG GACAGTGTTTCTCCTGGAGATGGTCGAAGCATGGAGAATTTTTTGGACTTCTCACAGGGCTTCTCGACCACATCTTTCAAG AAACAACCTGCATTTCAGGAGGGATTTGGTCACATGAAATACCCAACTCCTGGAAACCCA ATTTCTGCAGAAGGAAGTAAGGGAAAAAGATGGCCTTAA